The following is a genomic window from Cygnus olor isolate bCygOlo1 chromosome 11, bCygOlo1.pri.v2, whole genome shotgun sequence.
tcttttgtcaaaAATGCCCCAAACTACAGGGCATCAGTTTTTCACGAAAAGTTCAAAATCCACAGAAGTTAATGTTAGTTTCATCAAGGTTTTTATGAAATAGGAATTACAGAGaattaaaatagataaaactTTTACCTCTGAAAGATGTAATGCCAGCTTTAGACCtgcttttttttgcttctgagaGGGGTTCCAAAAAATCTTGACCACGTCCTGCCTTGAAGACAGAAACACATCATCATTCTACATCTTGTTCTACAGAACTCCTCTAGTTATATGATTTAAAAGCCTagcaatatgaaaaaataattcaagtaCAGCTacattgaattattttcttttgttgttattcCATTTTTGATCGCAGCACATCAGATAACGTTCTGCTATATGGGCACAATTTAGTCAAATTGGCCAAACATCAGTAATTCAGATGATGCTCAACAGTGAGTGATAAGTCAACCGTCTTGATTTTGATACTGGTTCCATAACTGCCACCTACAgctatttcatttcaatttgaCAGCTAtcctcaaatttattttttttttctgcttgtttaatACCCAAGAGTATACGTTGCATCTAAACAAAGTTTATACTAATGTCAACTCAAAATAgtatttcatttacttcaaCACAGTCAACCTGCAGCTACAATTTACTAACAGACACTTGCCAGAtaatgctgcttttcagaggctcttttttcagtgttaaaatcTACAAATCCTTTGTTTAGGGATTCTTTCTCCCATATAGCAACAGGGATTAACCTGGTATCAAAATTATGAGCAAGTCAATCAAACTAGTAACAAACATAGGACAAAAACTTAAaagaacaaagtatttttggAACTGCTTTCTGTTAcacaatattaaatatttatcttcaagGACAGAtcaaaacgaaacaaaaactTACAGTTGGATCACCACTGAGATCAAGTCCTACTACAACTCCATCAGTGGAAAGAAGGAATTCTTCAGCAAGTTTAACAGTCTGCTTAGCAACTGCCGGGCCACCTCTTCTGTTTATTGCTATTAATAATCTAGGAGATAAGCGTACATGTCCGGTAAAATACAAGTTGTAGTGTCAAGAGACCAACAAATCTCATACCAATAAAAACGGCACTTCACTTCCTTCATGGTTGACTACAGAGAATAGTTGTACAGAAACTGTTCAAGGAATGAAGGCACCAAAATGCAGAGGGATATCAATCAGATCAAGATGTGACCCTGTGAAATGCAGCAGCCATGGtgagagggagggcagggaacaATACATTGCTCTTTTGCAGCCTGCAGCATCAGGTGAGCAACCTCTCAGAAAGGcacacaggaaaaatgaaaaatcttcagCTTACACAAATAAATCTAATTGCttgctactgaaaaaataagagagCCATGCAGATTCCTTGCCCATAAGCAACCACTGACATCTTGTAAAacctttctgttcattttaactACCTCCCTTTACTGCAGGTTGCTTGTGCAGCTACTCCAATAAAAATCTTGCAATGAACGTAGGCCCTGAAAAAGACTATTTAATGCAATTTCCTTCAAAAGCACAGCTCCTGAAAACATTGCAGTGAATGGACAGTATTAGAGCTGAAAGGTTGCATCCACTTTTATTCTctaaaagtggaaaagaaagataaaaaaaaaggattccaTATGAATTATCTGTTTCCATTCCATTTTACAGGTGACTTTCtgtaaaaaagcttttattagTCAAATTGCAtgctaataaaaattatatatacagaAATCACTAAAACTTAATCTGGTTTagacactgttttcttttctatactAATTTGTAAATCTCTCTGCAAACCATGACTGAGTATCAGACTGAACAAAACCTTGAAACAGAAGCACTCCATGTGCTTTATTTACCTTACATCTATATCCAAGCCTTCTTCTTTACATTGCTTTATACCCTCAAGTATAGTTTCAACATACATCCTTTTGGTCATACCTACAAACACATGTACACATTTGGAATCAAcatatttgaattaattttattatgctGCAGACCCAACTCTCTAGTTTCAGTTTGCATCTTTGATTTTACTCCATAGTTTTCTAATTTACATAGTTCTAATTCAATTTCTAAATACAGTTTAACTTTGAACATATATTTGGATTAAGCCTCCTCCAAGCATCTGGGAAAAGTAACTTATTATGAATCAGAATGTAGCAATACGACTTCTCTTATGCATTTCTGTTAAactatatataaaagaaaataaaagatggagaaatagaaataaaatatatcagctATTAAACATATTAGCACATTCAGATGTCACAGTGAAATGAATAACCCAAATTCTTGGATAATGGAATTATAACCAACACCTCTTCATCCCCAAAAATCTAATAGCGAAGTGACATGTTTTTACTTCACTAAatctttgctttcatatttaaaataatttttattgaaCCAACTGAATTTGACTTGCCTTGTTATTAGCATAATCTTAACTAAGTCTTATAGTACATCggacttaaaaattaaaactagaACAGACTATACCTGTGGACTTTTCTTCTCTAGGAGTGCTCCTTAATTCCAGATACTTGACGCCATCATCAGCAAATTCTTTAATAACATCTTTAGTTATCTGAATAAGAAACAGTATGTTCAACATCATGAAAGTAACCCTTACAATAGTTTATATTCTCTTTTACAACAGAAAGACCTACTTACCTTTTGGCATGAAACACTTACAAAAGTTCAGGCCCATGTGTTTCCAGCACTCCCTGTCCCTGAAAACACTACCCATGATAGGTACCTTCAGTTCCCTCACAGACACTAGAAAGAGTTACAACAAACGAGAATTTCCACATCTGAACAAGAGCACTCCTCAGCCGGCACACTCATAACCCCTTCACAGCTACTGCATCTTTCTCCAATTTCTAACAGGCTTCCTAGAAGTCTTTTTAcatgaggaagaaagaggaCACTACAAccactttcttctctgttgtgATCACACAACCACTCTTCCTGTCAACATTGTAATCCATGGTAAATATCCTAGTTATGTAGTCTTGATATATAATGAGCCAAAGAAGATAAAGGAAAGTATGGTAAATTGAAGCTTTGCTAACGATGAACAGACATCGCATTTTCAAGACACTAGCAGTCTAACCATCTGAGTGGTATACTGACCACCATACTGGAAgctcactgcttttaaaaatatatcaaactGAAAAGTTATATAAAATCCCGTATTTCAAAATTAACGTGTCTTACACTAGTAAATTTGACTTCCAATTGAAGGGAACAATGTTGATATTGTTACTTGGAAACCAATGCTGTTAAACCAACCAATTTTGACTTTGCatattgcttgtttgtttgaagCTAAATCTTAATTAGCTTACCAGTAAAATATCTTCAGCCCTAGTGGTAATCTGATAGATGatctgaaacatctgaaaacatctaaaataaaaagttaaaaaataaaataagattgAACAGAACAATGagtattcaaagaaaaaaagacacctaTATCGTGAAAACATACTCAGTGTTCAATTACCAATCTGTAGCTTAAATTACATGTTGAATTTTCCCTTATAGGGCAATCAAGACAATCTTAGAAGCAATTTTTGATTGTAGAAGGTAACAGTACTTTATCAAGAGAAAATATTGACACaagatttacattttgtttgcaaatgtGTTTGCAAAAACTGATCTAAAGTCACCTCTTAGATAGatacaactagaaaaaaatcaacagattttACTATAATAAGACTTCAATACATATTTTCTGCAGTCAGTATACAATGCCATACAGTTCTGTTTTCAATTGAATTAAAAGACACTTGGTAAATGTTCATCTCACACACACGAATCTACTCACTCATCTAAggttcttttcttccctttgtcaATCATAGTCATTCCATTCTGGATCTGAAGGTATGGTTTCTGGGCCATAAGTTTCTTCATTGTGGCAGAACTGATACAGCCATTCAAATGAGCATGAAGTTCCTAGGGGGGAAAATACGTTatggatttgtttcttttaagtgaAAAGTAGGGCTCCTACACCTTGTTTGTGTTAGCGTTCTTGTATCTTACATAATTGTTATTTTCCAACTTGGAGCGAAACAGTAATCTCCACGTTTGGCTAACAACTGCTTCCTCACACTTTCACATGCACAAGTATAGCTAAGACTGGTCATATTTGTCTCTCACTCAGACGGCTGTTGTTAGCACTGATCTCACCAGATGCACAGCTAGCTTAGGAAAGAGCTCTCCAGCTAATTGGCGCTAATCTGctcaactatttttttttctcaatactTTGAAGCCTTAACTCACACCAGAGATCCAGCAAGATGCAGTCTCAACCCATTAACAGCACCTGGACTAATTGCCCTCCACTGCCTGAGACTGATTTCTGCCTGACTTTCTCTTGTCAACCTGACTGACAGATCCAAACCCCAGATCCTCAACTCCATTCCTCACTTCATCTCTGTTCCTCCTTATGATTTCTTGGCACCTGATGTATGAAACAGTTCCCTAGTGCCCTCCCAACTTGTTCAAAACCTGTCTGCAAAGCATATGCCTCGCTACACAGACCCACCTGCATCCCGCCCTTCTCAGTGGGGTAAGAAAAGCTTGatgaaatgcttcttgaatGTTTGGAATGGAAAGCATGTTGAAAACGTTAACTCTCTCAAGATTTAATTTGGCTTTTATATAAAGATATTACTTATttatataaagattttttttatataaagatattattattttatattttatataaagatATTACTTTTCAGATTGCTGAAGCGCGAAATCCACAAGCAAAGAAGGGCTCACATCACCCTATCGAACTGTGGAGGTGCACAACTCACTCCAACGGCTCAGCAGGAGCCGCAGCTGGCACGTACCGAGAGGTTCAGCCCTACCACAGCCTTACAAGCCCAGCACCcggcagagctcagctggatGCCGAGGCAGGTCCCTCAGCCCACGTCTGACGGGGAGGAGCGGGCCGGGCCGCGCTGTGGAGCCCGGCGTGGTGCGGCCGATAGCGCGGCCGTGGAGCGCCCCAACCGCGCCCCTCGGCAAGGCCTTATCGCGGGCAGGCCCCGGCCGAAAACAGGGCGAGAAGCAAGGAGCACGCTCAGCCGGCGGTGCTAGAGGGACGGCCGGGAGCGCCGCAGCGAGCCGGGGAGGCGAACGCGGCCAGCGCCTGACAAGGGACCGGCGGGCCTCGGCAGAGGGCGTTACGGAAAAGCTCTACGGGAACAGGGGAGCAGGCAAAGGGGGGGCCCGGTGGGTCGGCCCGAGCCCGCCGCCACCACCGGCACCACACGGCTGAGGGGCGGGCAGCGCCAGGCCGGCCGCTCCCCCGCTGAGCCCCCGGTGCCCGGCGCTCACCACTTTGGGCAGCTCCCGGTAGAAGCGCAGCTCCCGCTCCCCGTCCCGGTCCCGTCCCGGTCCCGCTCCCTGTCGGCCGCCATCTCGGCGCGGTGCCCAGGGGGCGGTGTCACAGCGACTGcccgcccccggggccggcccctccagccccagcgccGCGGCAGGTGGCGAGTCCCCAAGAACGACAAGGAAGGCGAGGTGCCGGTACAGCTGCACTTTATTCGAGAGAAGCGACAAGCGGCGGCGGAGGGGCGCCGGGACGGGCGGGAGCACCCGCTGCACTCGGCCCGGCCCCTGCCCTGACCGTGGTACTTCGTCCCCAAACGCAGCGCTACGAGTCTGAACTGGATTATATTGGTTATATTCCCCACCCCCtctccttaattttttttgtaattaactTGCAAGTTTGCTAGCACAAGAATAAATGTACCTTTCACTCGAACCCAAGCTAAATACAGACATCCTGGCATAATCCTAAAaggtatttcatttcatatttagaTTTTAGTGTTAGCGCAATCTAATCCTATAACCCTGCAGTTTTCAGTCAACAAGTCACTAAGCAAATGTCTTGCTATGCCCCAAAACAGAGATAAACGTAATTAAGATCACAGAACATGGTGCTCTACATACTGCTAGAGTACCTCAGGCAAAGAAATTATCCTtccacaaatacaaaaaaaaaatattactaacaTGTTTAAGTAAGTTAAAGTTAAACTCAGAGATACAATATGAAGTAAACAACTCAATATTCAAGGTAGCTTACATCTGTTTGATGCTTGACAGACCATCCAAGCTCAACAGTGCAGAATCCAGCTAGCTGTTCAacttttttcatagaaaaatagCATGTccataaaagaaaggaaatgaatgtcAACTTAGTGATCCACTCTTTTATTTTACCTTAGTTAAAGGCAAACTAAGTACAGATActgtacattaaaatatatgcacataAAAAGAACAGCTGTTCTTTGTTCTAACTCAACGGCTCAAATTTCTACGTTCTTCTCCTTAGAGCCTTTTCCACACAATTACTCCTCTCTGAAATATGTTGCatctacatttaaatataaagagaACCATCTGCAGGTCCCACATAGCCCACACCAATGAGTAGCACATCAATTAGTGTCCATATTCCAAGTCCGCCAAAGCTGAAGAGTTTTCCCAGACCTTCCCGCCACTGGCCCAAATAGAAACGATCTGCTCCAAATCCACCAAGGGTGATGCTATAGGAACGAAAACAGGATTTAATGATTTTTAGCTGAACTCAATTTTTGTGATacacttttttctctgtactttttttctgttgcaccTTTCTGATCAACCTACAAACTGATGATAGTTCTGTTTTACATTGTGcaagaaacttattttttgtacaaaaagagATGAGTCACTAAGTAAGCTTTTGGATAAAAAAGCATTCTTAGCCAATTAATATTATCCAGAGACTTGAGTTTGTCATTCGTGACAAGCAATAACAACCAAAATtctcaaacaaaaatctgtctctCTACTTTTCTAACCTGGCAGAAacttaagcaaacaaacaaacaagctatAGAAACACAGAACCAAATGGTACACTCGGCCCCATGTAGTATTCGTGCAGTGATTAATTTCTCCAGCTGGTGGTAGAGTGAACAAGTCTTGCTATAAAGGAAAGTGTGTTAGATCACGTTCTTAATCAGAGTGTTATTATATCTTTGTCTTAGGGAACACAGACTCTTACTACCTAATTTATCATTTCTGAAGTActaaaatttaatgaaaaaggtAGTACGACCAAAGAACTTCATTTACTTTCAAATCACTATTGTGGTGCTCTAATGGCTTAATACGTCAAAAATCACCTAAACAGTTATTTCAAAACTGCTACACTGGTCTCTTCcctaataatttaaaaatgcaacaacCTTCCCTTTTAAAGCACTTCTACCTGTAACACTTTGTAAAGAAGTCTTAACAAGTATAAGCCAACTACACACAGCTCAGTGGTATCTATCAAATTCAGAaattgctgctttcatttcagatgcCAAGAAGTAATTCAGTTAATTTTCAGCCCTAATTACTTTAAGCATATTACAAAGGGGTGGAAACATCTGAAGTGTACAGAATTTTCTGAGCATTATACCTCATTTGACACCATACAGAATAAAAGAACACACGTCCTCactactcagaaaaaaagaatcacttgTGAAGCCTAAGAAGCATTCGCACATGCACTGGAGAAAGTACATTTGATATAGAAAtagggtaaaaaaaatattttctttcaagctcTACTTACTTAAGACAGCAAATATTGTAAATGAAATCTTCTGGCATCATACGCCTCCAAACCCTACACCA
Proteins encoded in this region:
- the ADAL gene encoding LOW QUALITY PROTEIN: adenosine deaminase-like protein (The sequence of the model RefSeq protein was modified relative to this genomic sequence to represent the inferred CDS: deleted 1 base in 1 codon), which codes for LQKKLRRGGGEYNQYNPVQTRSAAFGDEVPRSGQGPGRVQRVLPPVPAPLRRRLSLLSNKVQLYRHLAFLVVLGDSPPAAALGLEGPAPGAGSRCDTAPWAPRRDGGRQGAGPGRDRDGERELRFYRELPKVELHAHLNGCISSATMKKLMAQKPYLQIQNGMTMIDKGKKRTLDECFQMFQIIYQITTRAEDILLITKDVIKEFADDGVKYLELRSTPREEKSTGMTKRMYVETILEGIKQCKEEGLDIDVRLLIAINRRGGPAVAKQTVKLAEEFLLSTDGVVVGLDLSGDPTAGRGQDFLEPLSEAKKAGLKLALHLSEIPNQEEETKVLLGLPPDRIGHGTFLNSATTGSEELVPLVRQNHIPIELCMTSNIKTQTVPSCDKHHFGYWYNMGHPAVLCTDDKGVFATDLSQEYELVAKTFNLTRSQMWNLSYESINYIFASSEVKSKLREQWCKLKPTLFG